From the Haladaptatus caseinilyticus genome, the window CGATGAGCAAGCGCCGACCGCACATCAGGAACGAATACTGTTCATTCACGAATCCGGTGTCCGGAGTGCAATGATCGCTGCCGTTCAAGATCGGTGGGACGCTCGAATTTACTCATATGACGACCGTGATGATCTCGTCCATCAACTTCGGTTGTTCATCCGTGATCTCGCACGACGCGAACAGCGTGGCGACCTCCCACAGCTTAAGTGATATCTCCCCTCTGCTCGCTCTTCCCGGTCTTGTAGCAGTCGGTCACTCCGCAAGGGGACACGTGTCGAAACGACGGAACTCTTTGAACATAGTTGGAAAGGTATTAATAAAGTATCTCGAGTCAACACGGCAATTTTCTGGATTATCATCTCTCAAATGAGGTGTAAACTTCAACAGATGATGAACTACGCACTCAAGAACCCGAGTTCAGAAAGGCGTGATTTGACCTGCTCAACGCCTCTTTGTGTCTCGGTTTCTGACTTCGCTCCAGTGATGATGAGTTTCCCGCTGTTAAACAAGAGAACAACAATTGACAATTCCTTAAGTCGGTACACCAGTCCTGGAAATTGTTCGGGTTCATATTCACTCTCTTCAAGTCCTAAGCCGATAGCGAGCGCATTGAGATTGAGCGATGTTTCAAGATCAGCACTCGAAACCAGATTTTCAATCGAAATCGATGGCTCTTCTGTCACAGGAATTCCAAGCTCACGAAGTTGAGTGAACAGTTCACGATATCCTCTTTTTACGTCTTGTATGCTGTTTGCACCAGTACTGATGATTGCCCCCGAGCGATACAGCAACATTGTCGCCGGAGTCGTCTGGATTCGACAAATCACACCGGGAAACTCCTCGGCATCATACGTGCCACTCGGTAGATCTGCACCCACTTGAGCAACATCGAGTTCTTGGTCAACTTTAGAAACCGCAACAATATTCTCGATCTCGATGTGTGTTGATGAGGGCTGTGATTTCATTGAATAACTCTTAGTTTGTGTGATAATGATTCAACCGGTGTATCATAACTATAGAAGTAGCGTTCTCACATGTACCCATATTAGTGGAAGTGCAATCACAACCGTCACGGCGTTTCGATACCGGAGAAGACGATATTATTTAGTATCTAATGTTGCCCTAAACAATAGAGATAATAGCCAGTTCTTCTGTGTGTTAATCAATAGCAATGTCACAGTATAGAAGCCGGTTAATTGACCGTACGTCGCTTTCGAGCGCACAACAACTCATTAGCAACGAAGAATCCCAAGTTCAAGCTGAAATCGACGCATTCGAGGACTTTCTCGACCGGCTCGACGAAATTCCGCCGCATCCGTATCGAGCAGATGGTGGTTCACTGCGTGGTACAGTTCAATCACGATCGTCTACCTCACACACATTCTCGAGTGCGGTTCAGAAAGCGTACCGTGAAACAGTCCTTGCAGTCGACCATTGGGAAGACGAGTATGGTGAGAACACCGTCTTGGAGAGCATTACAAATGAATTCAGTCCCGAGGTGGCAGCCGGACTGGCAAGCGGGTCAGAGATGTGGTCCCAACCGTTGTGGGATCAACTCAAGAGCGCGAGTGAGGAGGCGATCGAAACCCGCCAGCACTCATACTCGATGGTGACAACAGAGCGACAGCAACTCGAGGAACTCCACAGTTCGCTTATTGACGTTGGTGAGGAGTTAGCTGCAATCGAACGAGGTGAGTTTGCTTTCGAAGAGTGCACCGATCGACTCACGTCAATTGAGCAGCAGCTCGATGATCTGACACGCGATCAGCAATCGTATTTGCACCAGCGCAAGCGATCAAATGAGGAATTATTCACAACGTATGTCTATTCTGACCTCGACACCGATTATCCAGGGTTGGCGGCCATTGCAACAACTCGCCAGCTGCTCGATCGCATCGAACTTCGCCATTGGGCAAGTGCGAACTGATGTTTATCGGGAGTGACAAACCATCAAGTGGGCGTTCGATTTTGCGATGATGACTGTAACCGATCTACTAGCAATCAGCGTTAGAGGTCATGCGAACGCCCATCCTGCGTCGAAATGGATTACGAAACGTCGAATTCTACGGTTTCAGTCGATCCACAGGTAGAGCACGGCTGTTCGGTCGAGTCGAGTGATGTCCCGCAGTGGCGACACTCCCGAATAACGTTCTCATCCATTGAGAGCCACTGTCGCACTATACCTGGGAGTGCCATCTCATCTGTCCTCTCTGACTCAACGCAATAAAAAATTCGGCCTTTTCTTAACCATACATTAAATCAGACGGTATGATAGATTCGACAGTACCCCCAAAGAGACACAGATACCCTAAATCGAACGACTTCACTAAGAAGTTTTCTTGGCCCCCA encodes:
- a CDS encoding TATA-box-binding protein, whose protein sequence is MKSQPSSTHIEIENIVAVSKVDQELDVAQVGADLPSGTYDAEEFPGVICRIQTTPATMLLYRSGAIISTGANSIQDVKRGYRELFTQLRELGIPVTEEPSISIENLVSSADLETSLNLNALAIGLGLEESEYEPEQFPGLVYRLKELSIVVLLFNSGKLIITGAKSETETQRGVEQVKSRLSELGFLSA
- a CDS encoding DUF7260 family protein; translation: MSQYRSRLIDRTSLSSAQQLISNEESQVQAEIDAFEDFLDRLDEIPPHPYRADGGSLRGTVQSRSSTSHTFSSAVQKAYRETVLAVDHWEDEYGENTVLESITNEFSPEVAAGLASGSEMWSQPLWDQLKSASEEAIETRQHSYSMVTTERQQLEELHSSLIDVGEELAAIERGEFAFEECTDRLTSIEQQLDDLTRDQQSYLHQRKRSNEELFTTYVYSDLDTDYPGLAAIATTRQLLDRIELRHWASAN